The proteins below come from a single Gimesia alba genomic window:
- a CDS encoding GNAT family N-acetyltransferase, which yields MDFTDTYFRRFRMEIELATARLEDAPLPSGYRWCPWELSTVDRHAVAKYHSFRAEMDARVFPCLGEIDGCRKLMHDISSQRNFLPTGTWLITWDGTGNEDAVDCGTIQAIVPSRIMGAIQNVGITPKHRGLGLGRALVTKCLIGFREAGVKRAYLEVTADNEPAINLYRSLGFRLTRTLYKPSHYVEASSY from the coding sequence ATGGATTTCACCGACACTTATTTTCGTAGATTTCGAATGGAAATCGAGCTGGCAACGGCGCGCCTCGAAGACGCACCGCTTCCCAGCGGCTATCGCTGGTGTCCCTGGGAACTCTCCACCGTCGATCGGCATGCCGTCGCGAAATACCATAGCTTCCGCGCCGAAATGGATGCCCGCGTCTTTCCCTGTCTGGGTGAAATTGACGGCTGTCGCAAACTGATGCACGACATCTCCAGCCAACGCAACTTCCTCCCCACAGGAACCTGGCTCATCACCTGGGACGGCACCGGCAATGAAGACGCCGTCGATTGCGGCACCATTCAGGCCATCGTTCCCAGTCGCATCATGGGCGCCATTCAGAACGTCGGCATCACCCCCAAACACCGCGGTTTAGGGCTGGGCAGGGCACTCGTCACCAAATGCCTCATCGGCTTCCGCGAAGCCGGCGTCAAACGCGCCTACCTCGAAGTCACCGCCGACAATGAACCGGCCATCAACCTCTACCGATCACTGGGCTTCCGCCTGACGCGGACGCTCTACAAACCCAGCCATTACGTGGAAGCCTCATCCTATTAA